The genomic region TACGGCCTGGCGTGGGCGCATGCCGAGGACGATTTCAAAACGATTCAGCTGGTGGCGCTCCCGGCCAAAGGGCTACTCGGGCGACATCTCGGGCGCGACGGCGCGGCCATCGACTACGTCGTCGAACTCCTGCGGGCGCACGAACTGGTCGAACAGCAGTACGATACCCGCCTGTCGCCGGAGTTCAAAGCCCTGATTGCCGGCTATCTGCAGGGACTGAACGATTATGCCCGAGCGCATCCCGACGAGGTGCTCGTCAAAGGGCTTTTCCCGGTCACACCGAAGGAATATATGGCGGCGGTGGTGCTGTCGTTGTCCGTTATTTCCGGCGTAGACGAGGTGTTGAAGGCGGTTTTTGCAGGGAAAGTACAACTGGCTCCGTTCAGGGCGGCGGGTTCCAATGCCTTTGCGATCAGCGGACGCCGCACCACGGACGGGCAGACCTACCTGGCCATCAATTCGCACCAGCCCCTCGAAGGCCCCGTGGCCTGGTACGAAGCTCATCTGTGCAGCGAACAGGGCTGGAACATGCTCGGCGGACTGTTTCCGGGCGGTCCGGTGATTTTTCACGGCGTCAATGAAAACCTCGGTTGGGCGCATACCGTCAATTATCAGGACAAAATCGACGTCTACCAACTGGAAATGAACCCGGCTAACGACCGGCAGTACCGCTTCGACGACCAATGGGTAACGCTGGAAGAAAAAACGGTCCGGCTCCGGGTGAAGGGCCTGCCCATTGCCGTTGGCCGAAAGGCGTACTGGAGCCGCTACGGGGCGACGGTCAAAACCGACAAGGGCGTTTTTGCCATACGGATGGGGGCCAACATGGACCTGCGGGGCATCGAACAGTGGTACCGGATGAACAAAGCCCGCAATTTCGCTGAATTCTACCGGGCGCTGAAAATGCTGGCGATCCCCGGCTTCAACATCGTGTACGCCGACCGGACCGATACGATTTTTTACCTCAGTAACGGGAAAATGCCGCTTCGGAATCCCGGCTACAACTGGAAGGAAACTCTGCCCGGCAATACCTCCAAAACGCTCTGGACCGCTTTTCACCCGCTCAGCGATCTGCCGCAACTGCTCAATCCGCCCAGCGGGTTCGTGTTCAATACCAACAATACCCCGTTTAACGCCACCGGCCCGGCCGATAACCTCAAACCCCGCGGTTTTGACCCGACCATGGGCTACGAGCGCCTGGACAACAACCGAAGCCGCCGTTTCTCGGACCTGATGCAGGAGCAGGGAAAAGTCAGCTACGAAGCCTTCAAACGCATCAAATACGATTTGCAACTGCCGGACAGCCTGCATTACAGCATCGACGTAAACGGCCTGTTCCGGCTAAACCCGGCTAGCTATCCCGACATCAGCGACGTCATCGACACGCTCCGGACCTGGAACCGCACTGCAACCGCCGACAGCCGGGGGGCCGCACTCTTTCTGCTGTTTTATCAGTACTGGCGCGACAGAAGCGACGAACTGACCGGTAAGCGCCTGTCGCCGGACCAGCACGCGGAAGGGTTGCGGTACGCGAAGGCGTATTGCAAAAAGCACTTTGGACGGTCGGAGGTCACGCTGGGCGAACTGCAGAAACTCGTTCGCGGCGACCGGGTACAACCGCAGTCGGGCATCCCGGATGTGCTGGCCGCCATGCACGCCGAGCCGTACAAAAACGGACAACTGAAAGCCGTTGCCGGTGAATCGTACATCCAGTTGGTCCGATTTCCGCACAACGGGCTGCCCATTATCGAAACGGTCAACTGCTTCGGGGCAAGCAATCGGCCGGACAGCCCGCATTATGCCGATCAGATGGACCTGTTCGGGCAGCAGAAAACCAAGCCCATGACGCTGGACAAGGCGACCGTGCTGAAAGAAGCCGTGCGCGTGTACCAGCCGGGGGCCGTTCAGCCTTAAACCAGAACCAAACCACGAAGCATTTTGAAAATAACTTACCTCGACGCGTACGCCCTCAATCCCGGCGACCTTGACTGGGCACCGCTGGAAACGCTCGGCGACGTGACCTTCTACGACCGTACCGCGCCCGAAGAACTGCTCGCCCGGGCTGCGGAAGCCGACCTGCTGCTGGTCAACAAGATTCGCTTTTCGGCGGAAACGCTGGCCCAGTTGCCCCGCCTGCGTTACATCGGCGTCACGGCTACGGGCTACGACATTATCGACGTAAAAGCCGCCCGGGAGCGGGGAATTACGGTGACAAACGTGAAAGGATACAGTACGGAATCGGTCGCCCAGCACACCTTTGCGCTGCTGCTTGAACTGGCCTACCGTACGTCCGTGCATGAGGCCAGCGTCCGGGCGGGCGACTGGGGTCGTCAGCCGGATTTTTGCTACTGGAAAACGCCGCTGGTCGAACTGGCCGGAAAAACGCTCGGGCTGGTTGGGTACGGAGATATTGGGCGGCGGGTGGCCGACATTGGCCGGGCTTTTGGTATGAACATTCTGGTCAACCGCCGCGATACCTCGGAAGCTTTGCCCGAAGGCAGGCAATACGCCGATCTGGCCACCGTTTTCGCCGAAAGTGACGTCGTGTCGCTGCATTGCCCGATGACGGCCGACAACCGCGGCTTTGTCAATCGGGAACGGCTAAGCACCCTGAAACCGACGGCTTACCTGATCAATACCAGCCGCGGCGGACTCATCAACGAGCCGGACCTGGCCGAAGCGCTTAACGCCGGTCGTCTGGCGGGAGCGGGCCTCGATGTGCTGACGCAGGAGCCGCCCGTTTCGGGCAGTCCGCTGATTGGCGCCAAGAACTGCGTGCTCACCCCGCACATCGCCTGGGCAAGCCGGGAGGCCCGCCAGCGCCTGCTGCTGCTGGCCGCTGAAAATATAAAAGCCTTCCTGGAAGGAAGGCCGAAGAATGTGGTAAATTAGTCGTAAGTCGTAAGTCGGTAAGCGGTCCGCCGTTGCGGTCGTAAGTGCTTCGCCAGGTTAGAAATTGGCGGAGCCACTTACGACCGCAACGGCGGACCGCTTACCGACTTACGACTTTTTTTCACACACTTGCAATCCGAATCAAATCCTCAATGTTGTTGATCACTGTGGCGTTGGTGGGCAGGGTGATGTCCTGTCCTACGACCTGGTAACCCGTAAGCAGCAATTGAGAATGCGGAAACTGCTTTGACATGCGTTCAATATAGGGCTGTACCTCGTGGTTGCTCGGCACCGACGTAATGGCGGTAAAGATATAGTCGGGCTTGTGCACTTCGCAGGCGAAGGCCAGTTCGTTGAAAGGCAGGCTCTGCCCGAGATACACTACTTTATTGTAGCGAGCCCGGATGATATAGTTGGCAAACAGCAGGCTGATTTCGTGCATTTCGCCTTCCGGTAGATAAAGCAGGTACTTTTTGGCGCTGGGCCGCTGCTTGCTCACCTGCCCGTCGATAGCGACGATGATTTTCTGACGAATCAGGTTCGTAATGAAATGCTCCTGCGCCGGCCCGATGGAGCCCGTCACCCAGAGCGTTCCAATTCGGCTCAGGAACGGGTAGATGATATGAATCATCGTGTTCTCAAAGCCGAACTGCAGAATGTTGGTACTGACGATCTTTTCGAAACGATCTTCGTCAAGATCAATCATCGAAATCGTCAGGGCATGAATCTGATCGGGGTAGTTAAGTTTTTTGTCGGAAATGGTAATCACCTCGCGGGCCATCTCGTCGGCCGTCATGCGCGAAATTTCAGAGATTTTATAACCGTGATCTTTCAGAAGCGAGATGTTCAGAACCAGCTTCAGGTCCTGATCGTCGTACGTCCGGATGTTGGTGTCCGTCCGTTTGGGTGCAATGATGTTGTACCGCTGTTCCCAGATACGAAGCGTGTGCGCTTTGATACCGGAAAGCTGCTCTAAATCTTTTATGGAGTAATTACTCATTGTTAATGTACAAATTACCGTTTAATGAGGCTTGTACAGGAAAGGTATAGACCGCTCACGCGAGTCAATTACCATCTCAGGGGGTAAAATGATTTTGTGACGTATTTAAGCCCTGATAGGTAACTTAAGCAACAAGCTAAAAGTACAATAAAAGAGAACAGAGTAAAAATTACATAAACTGCCAATTACTTAACCGGCTGACTAGCCAAAATGTTTATCAATTTACGACAAAAAGTTAAACAGACATCCTCCCACAAAAAATAAAAACTGGAGCAGCAGGAGGGGAAGAGCCAGCGGGTTTTGTTTCCGGAAGGGAAGTCCGTACCAGAAGGAAAAAAGAATGAGGGAAACGATCCACCAGCCGAGGTAATTCCGAATGGGAATGTCGGCGCCGAACCAGGTCCAGAAGTCCAGCTGAATGGCAACGGGCTCAATAAACAGGTCGAGCAGCACCATCAGCGAGGCGGCCAGAATGGCTTTGAGGTAAACCGGGAAGGAAAGCCGGTCGCAGAGCGTGCCGCAGCAGTACGTCAGCACAAGCCAGTTGACGCCGATGATCAGCGGGACATCCAGCCATTTCCAGCCCAGCGTGGGGCCGTAGGCATAGGTTCCAAACACAAACCCCGTCTTGACGCCCAGTACCTCCACCCAGAAACCAACCAGCAACGCCAGCAGACAGTAAAACAGAAAAGGCCGGTTCCAGTCGGTATGAAAAGCGAGCAGTAAGCCGGCCGATACCAGCAGATTCGCCGGAACCAGCATCCTGAACAGGGCCGAAGCCGCGGGAGTCTGGAGGCCGATGAGACCGGCCAGATACGCCAGACTCAGAAAAATCAACGCGGGGCGGTAATAACGTGAAGGATGGGGCTGGGCGTCGAACATGGCGCGAAGGTAAAAAAAAAGCCCTGCGATTAACAGGGCTATCCATCGAAGGGAGGAAGATGGGGCTCGAACCCACGACCCCCAGAACCACAATCTGGTGCTCTAACCTGCTGAGCTACATCCTCCGTGTTTGGACTGCAAAAGTAATGAATGAATAATGAATAATGAATAGTGAAAAGCAAAAAATTTTACTTTTTCCCACCTCTTCATTATCCATCATTCATTATTCATTATAAATCAGGCTTTTGCCTTTTGGAAGCGCTGATTGGCCGCATTCCAGTCAACGACGTTCCACCAGGCGGCGATATAATCGGGGCGTTTGTTCTGGTATTTCAGGTAGTAGGCGTGTTCCCAAACGTCCAGGCCCAGAATCGGCGTGCCCTTCTGGTCGGCTACGTCCATCAGCGGGTTGTCCTGGTTCGGAGTGGAGGTGATGGCCAGCTCGCCGTTTTCCGTCACGATCAGCCACGCCCAGCCCGAGCCGAACCGGCCCGTTGCCGCTTTGGCAAACTCTTCCTTCAGCGCGTCGAACGAACCGAATTTGGCGTTGATGGCCTCGGCCAGCTGGCCGGTCGGCTGACCTCCGCCGTTGGGCGACATGATGTTCCAGAAAAAAGTATGGTTCCAGTGTCCCCCGCCATTGTTCCGCACGGCAACCGGATATTTGCTCACCTCAGCCAGCAGGTCTTCCAGCGATTTTTCCGCCAAATCCGTCCCGTTGACGGCATTGTTGAGGTTGGTCACGTAGGTGTTGTGGTGACGACCGTGGTGAATTTCCATGGTCTGCTGGTCGATATTCGGTTCCAGAGCGTTGCTGGGGTAGGGCAGTGGGGCTAATTCAAAGGCCATAGTGTTTTGTGGAGTTAAAGGATACGAAGTTTTCAACCCGCTAACACGGACTTTTTCATTTATGTTCTTAGGCGCTTAAAAAACTTCGTGAGCAGTTGTAGACTTTCTTCGGCCAGAACGCCCGTGGTGAGCCGGGTTTTGGGATGCAGCGGGGACGGTTCCAGCCGGCTGTAACCCCGTTTGGGATCGGGAGCGGCCACCACAATTCGCCCGATCTGCGACCAGAACAAAGCCCCGGCGCACATGACGCAGGGCTCCAGCGTAACATACAGCGTGCAGTCGGGCAGGTATTTCGAGTCCAGATACTGGGCCGCCGCCGTGACGGCCAGCAGTTCTGCGTGCGCGGTCACGTCCTTCAGTCGCTCGGTCTGGTTGTACCCTTTCCCGACGATCCGGTTTTTGCACGCCACAACCGCCCCGACCGGAATTTCCCCTTCCTCGCCCGCCTGTTCGGCCAGTTGAAGGGCCAGCGCCATAAAGTATTCGTCGGTGAACATAAAAGGGCAGACTTGAAATGACGAAGGACAAATTACGAATTACGGGACCGGAACCGGTAAACGTAACGCGTAATTTGTCCTTCGTAAAGGATTACTCAGTTTTTATTGCTTCAGCACTTTCCGCACCGTCGTGTGCTCGCCAACCTGCACCTGCAGGAAGTAGAGGCCGGACGGCTGGCCGCTCAGGTCCAGTTTGGTCTGGCGCTGGCGGGTCGTCGTCTGCATCGCCGGGCGGCCGCTCTGGTCCACCAGTTGAATTTTGGCGGGCTCCTGCTGCAGATCCAGCGAAATATCCACGGTCAGTTCGCTCGAAACCGGCACCGGATACGCCTGAACGGCCGTGTGGAGCGGATTGGGTTCCAGGCCGAGAACCGCCAGCACCCGGATGGTCGCTACCCCGGTTACGGTACCCGGGCCGCAGTTGTTAGCCACGGACGTGAGCCGGAAGGTGGTCGTGCGGGCCGGCGTGACCGTCAGTACGTGCGGATTGGCATTGGTCTGGAACTGTTGCGTGCGCAGACTGTCGTTGTAACTCACCTGCCAGGGGCCGTCGCCCGTAAACTGAAAGCTCAACTGGGCACTTTCGCCTTCGTAGATGTCCCGGGTCCCGGTCAGCGTCGCCACGGGCAGGGCGCGCACATCGAGCACGGTCGGACTACGGCGGCCCGGCACCGGAATCGACGGGTTGCTGGCAATCACCCGGACGTAGTACAGACCCTGCACCGCCGTCGTCGGAACGGTAGCCGTAATGAGTCCCGCCTGCGGGGTTCCCGCTGATATGTCAATCGGCGCTGCGAAAGCCGTATCGCGGGCCATCTGCACCCGGAAGGCATTTCCGGCGTTAAACTCACCCGTAAAGGTAAAGCCGACCTGTATCTGCGTTCCCGCGCAGACCGTTCCGGCGGTCAGGGCCGTGGTCGTGATCGTCGGAATGCGGACGTTGACGTTTGCGTTGGTGCCCGGCAGACCCACGCCGCAGACGTTGCTGACGCTGGTTACCCGGTAAAGCGTCGATTGGGTAGGGGTCAGCGTTACCACTTTCTGCGGGGTATCCGAGGTGCCGTTGCTGCCATCCGAAAGCGTGTAGCTGAACGGCGGAACGCTGGTAAACGTGATCGTCAGCGAAGCGGGCTGGCCCAGGTTGATGGAAGCGGGCCCACTGACGCTGGCCGTCGGCGGCGGGTTTACGATAAAGCGAATGTTGACGTTCGCACTTTTACAGCCGTTGGGACCAATCTGGGCCACTTTGTAAAAGAATTCGCCCGTGGTGGCGTTCAGCGTCGGCGGCACCGGAGCCACTTCCGTTACGTTGCCGTATGGATCGGTCCAGACAAACCGGCCGCCCTGAACACCCGTTGCCGAAAGCGGCTGAGCCGTAGTGTTCTGGCAATAGACAACCGGCGTGGCTACCTGCGGCAGCGGCGTTGTCTGGATGGTAACCGTCAGCGTAGCTTTCGGCCCTTCACACCCTTCGACGGTCTGGCTAACCTGATAAACGAGTGTTCGGCCCTCTTCCGTAGTGGCTACGGGGGTACTTCCAAACTGGTCACCGAAATTATTGAACCACTTTAGATTCTGTCCCTGAGCCGAAACCTGACGCGGCTCGTCGAACTGGCAAAGCCGGAAATCGGTCACACCGGGCGCGGCGGGAAGCGGTTTAATGCGAACAGCCAGTCCGGCGCGGGGACTTTCGCAGCCATCCAGCGTCTGGGAAACGAAGTAGGTCGTCGTAACCGGGTTGGTGTTTTGCGGAACCGGAGCCGAAGCGGAAGGCGAACCGCCCGTTTCGCTGGTACCGTACCAGTTCAGATTCGTTCCCGCCGAGGCCGAAGCAGTCAGGGCCGGAATATTCGGCTGGTTCTGACAATATTCGACGGCCGCTACACCCGGCGGCAGCGGCGTCGGCTTCACACGGTAAGTCAGCGTCGCCCGCGGGCTTTCGCAACTATTGGTGCCGGTCTGGCTCACGTAATAATTGGTCGTCTGAACCTCGTTGGTCGTTACGGCCGGAGCGGTGGAAGAAGCCGTGCCGCCCGTAGGATTCGTTCCGTACCAGTTCAGCGTGCCGCCGCCCGTCGCCGTTGCCGTCAGGGCGACAACCGGGCTGCGCTGACAAACGGTGATCGCCGCAACTGTCGGCGCGACCGGCTGGGGTTTTACGCTGACCGGCAGGCTTGCCCGGGGGCCTTCGCAGCCATTGACCGTCTGAGATACGTAATAATTGGCATCTACAGCCGAAGTGACTACCGGCGTGGGAGCGGTGGGGGAAGCCGTGCCGCCCGTGGCGTTGGTGCCGTACCAGTTCAGCGTGCCGCTGGTGCTTGCTACTGCCGAAAGCGGGGCCGAAGCTCCATTCTGACAGAACGTCACCGAAGCCGGAACCGTCGGCGCGACGGGCAGTTGCTTGATGGTTACCGCCAGTCCGGCGCGGGGGCCTTCACAGCCTTCTTGGGTCTGCGAAACGTAATAGGTCGTTACGCCGGTGGCGCTGGTCGGCGGCGTGGGAGCGGTGGCCGAGGCGGTGCCGCCGGTGGCCGTCGTGTACCAGTTCAGCGTGCCGCTTCCGGTGGCGGTCAGCGCCGGAACGTTCTGTTGATTCAGACAAAACTCGGCGGGAGTGACGCCCGGAGCTACCGGAGTCGCCTTGACGCGGAAAGCCAGAACCGCCCGGGGACTTTCACAGCCGTTCGCACCGGTCTGACTCACGTAGTAATTTGTGGTGCCTACTGTTCCGGTCGGTGGCGCGGGCGCGACAGCCGAGGGAGTGCCGCCGGTAGCACTGGTGCCGTACCAGTTGAGCGTACCGCCCGCCGAGGCCGTAGCCGTAAGACTAACCGGCGTTGTGTTCTGGCAAACCGCGATGGCTGCTACCGTGGGAGCCGTCGGCTGCGGTTTGACGCTGACCAGAATGCCGGCCCGTGGGCTTTCGCAACCGTTGACAAGTTGAGAGACGTAATAAGTCACGTCGCCGGCTGTGGCTACATCGGGTGTAGGAGCCGTGCCTGAAGCGGTTCCGCCGGATGCGTTCGTTCCGTACCAGCGCAGCGTGCCGCCGCCGATGGCAACGGCAGTCAAAGGAGCTGCGGAGCCATTCTGACAGAGCGTGACCGAGGCCGGGGCCGTGGGCGCCGGAGGGACCGCATTCACAATGACGGCAATGGTCGCCCGGGGGCCTTCACAACCCGAAACCGTCTGGCTCACGTAGTAGTTGCTCGTGCCCGTCGCGCTGGTGGGTGGCGTAGGAGCAGTAGCCGAGGCGGTGCCGCCCGTAGCCGTCGTGTACCAGTTCAGCGTGCCGCTTCCGGTGGCGGTCAGCGGGCTGGCGGGCTGGTTAGCGCAGTACGTGACGGGGCTGGTCACGGCGGGAGGCCCCGGCGTGGCCGTCACGGTTACGGTAATCGAGGCCCGGGGGCTTTCGCAGCCGCTCGCCGTATTCACCTGACTGACATAGTACGTGGTTGTTCCGGCAGTAGCCACGCCCGGAGTCGGGGCCGTGGTGGAGCCGGTTCCGCCCGTCGGGGTGGTGTACCAGCGGAGCGTATTGCCCGTGGTGGCCGTAGCCGAAAGGGGCGCTGCCGAAGAGGCATTCTGACAATAAGTTACCCCGGCCTGAACGGTGGGTGCATCCGGTAAGGCGTTGATCGTGACCGTAATGGCGGACCGGGCGCTTTCGCAGCTTCCGACTGCCTGCGAAACATAAAAAGTCGTGGAGCCTACCGAAGAGGTTGGCGGCGTGGGAGCGGTCGTCGAGGCGGTGCCGCCGGTGGCCGTCGTGTACCAGCGAAGCGTCGCGCCGCCGGTAGCCGTTGCCGTCAGGGGCGAGGCGGATGCATTCTGGCAGTACGTGACCGTGGGATTGACAGCGGGTGCCGCCGGAGGAGCGATTACAACTACTTGAACAGCAACTCGTGAGCCTTCACATCCAATCTCATTCGCTAAGGCAGCGTAATAAGTTGTTGTTCCTGGTGTAGTAGTCTGTGGGATTGGCCCTGATGAACCAGAAGAGGCTGGTAATGGAGTGCCACCGGTTGGAGTGTCATACCAACGAACAACAGTGGGGCCGGGACCAGAGGCAGACAGTGGAGTCGCTTGTGCAAATTGACAATAAGTAATTGGCGTGGTTACAATTGGAGTGGCCCCTGGTGCTGCTCCAAGTCGAACCGAATTTGTGCTTGCATTAAGCGTAAGTCCCGTTAATGAATTTACAGTTGTAACTCTGAAAGTAAAGCTTTGAACCGCCACCGTTGTAGGAAATACAGTTGCAGTTATTGGTGACGTTGTTCCGATTGCATTAGGAATATCAGTGAACGGAGCACTTCCGTTAGCGCTACTAATTTGAACTTTGAAATTAGTGCCTGATGCTAAGGTTCCATTGCTAACTGTGAACGGGACCGATACAACACCGCCGCAACTGACAGTTGGAGAAACAACTCCCGTCGTTATCGTCTGGGCCTGCGTGAATTCAGGCCAGCCCACCAGCACAACCAGTAACGACCAGAGCAGACGTAATGGTTTTGACATAAAAGAAAAATCAGAGATTGGATACAAATAAGCCTCTCAAAATAACAAAGTTATTCCGAGAAAAAATAGTCATCATGTGTATCCGGTCATCTGTTCGCTTTTACATCGACTTGTAAATTGCCTCGTGAATCTGGCGGCGGATTTTCTGTGAATTGATGATTGTATTGCCCGCGCTGGGGTGTACACGGTTCGAAAGGAAGACAAAAACGAGGTCGTAATCCGGGTCTACCCAGACCACATTTCCGGTGAAGCCGGTATGACCAAATGAGCGAACGGACGCCTGCGGAGAGATGTACGAACTGTTGCCGCTCGGATCGGGTTTGTCCCAGCCCAGTCCGCGGTGGCTCCGGTCGCTGGCATTCCGAACGTACAGGGGAACCGTGCCCGGGAGCATGAACCGCCGCCCGCCAAACTGTCCTTTCTGGAGGTTCATCTGAAGAATCTTGACGATGTCTCCGGCCGTTCCGAACAGCCCGGCATGGCCTGAAATACCGCCCTGCAGGGCCGCCAGCTGGTCGTGTACCGTTCCCTGGAGCAGGGCGTTGCGGAACCAGGTATCGTTTTCGGTCGGAGCCGCCCGGAAGGTCGGGCGACGCTGGGCCGGATTGAAGGTCATCGTCCCGATACCCAGCGGCTTGAACAGGTTTTCTTCGAGGAACAGGTCGATGGGCTGCCCCGTCACGCGCTCCACAATTCGTTGCAGCGACACAAAGCTGAGGTCGCTGTACAGGTAGCCGAACTTACCGTCTTCGTCGGCCTTCGGGCCCGTCAGCGGCGTATTGACAATCCAGTTCCAGACAGAATCTTTGAGAGAAGTGTGCGCAAACAGCGTCGGGCCGACCTGCAGCGTGTGCGAGCTGTCGCGGGAGGCTTTGTAGAATCCCGACCGCAGCCCGCTCGTCACTTTGGCCCGTTCGACGGCCCGCGGCAGCCCGGCCGGGAAACCTGCCTGGTGCAGCAGCAGATCGCTGACGGTCATGTTGCGTTTGCTGTTGCTGCCAAATTCGGGCAGGTAGTAGGCTACTTTCTGGTTCAGATCGATGGCGCCCCGTTCGTTGAGCAGCATCACCGCCTGCAGCGTGCCCAGCACTTTGGTCAGCGAAGCCAGGTCGTACAGGGTTTCGTTGGTTACGCGCTCGTACCCGTTGTAGCTGAGGGTGCCGTAGCTCTTGTCGAACACGACTTTGCCTTTGCGGGCCACCAGCACCTGACAGCCGGGAAAGGCCCGGTCTTTGAGCGCTTTCTGCACAATGTCGTCGATCTGCTTCAACTGCACGGACCGCATTCCCACACTTTCGGGCAGGCTATGGGCCAGACGGCCGTTCGGAGCGGTGAACAGGCCGTAGCCCAGCCGCCAGTCGCCCACCGTGACAGGCATCATGCCTTTGGACGGAATGGAGCCGAAAAGTACCTGCGGCACCACCCGCTGCATATCCTCGCCGTCTTCGTAGGCACAAAGCACGGCATCAGCCGACGTGCCGACAAAGGGACGCAGCGCGTAGGCGGGACCAAAGGCGGCCACGACCACTTTCAGACCCCGTTGTTTCAGCCGGGCCACCAGATCCAGCGACGGCTTGGTGATGCCGTAATTCCAGCGCGCCGACGGGCTGAGGCGGTGGTAGCTGATCACGACGGTATTGGCGTCGCCGAGTTGGCCGAAAATCTCTTCCAGCGCCGCTTCCGACTGCGGTTTTTCGTTCAGCGCAATGGTCCGGACGGGCGCATAGTTATTCAGTGATTTCTGGAAAACGCTGCCAAATTCGCCGCCGATGGCGATGGCGGCCACCCGCGTGGTGTCGAGGGAGCCCAGCGGCAGCAGATTGCCTTTGTTTTTGACGATCGTAACGGCCTGTTCGCAAAGCTCCTGTTTCAGCAGGCGGGCTTCGGGGGAGTTCAGGTCGCGGTCAAGGTTTTCCAGCGCGATGGGCTGATAGCGGTTGAGGCCCGCCCAGTATTTCGCCCGCAGAATTTTCTTGACCTTCTCATCGATCAGCGACTGCGTGATTTCGCCATTTTTGACGGCGTCAGCAATCCGGTGAACGGCGTCCGGAACGTTTTCGGGATACAGCAGAATGTCGTTGCCGGCCGTCAGGGCCCGCAGGTTGATTTCTTCCGACGGCAGACGGCCCACGCCGCCCATATTCAGAGCGTCGGTGAAAACCAGGCCCCGGAAACCGAGTTCTTTTTTCAGCAGTTCGGTAACGACTTTTTCAGAAAGCGTAGCCGCCAGCCGGGGCGTGTTATCGACGACCGGCACGTGCAGATGACCCGTGACCACGCCCATCAGACTGTCAGCAATCAGGCGACGGAACGGATACAGGTCCACATCCCGCAACTGCTCCACGGACCGGCTGATGACGGGCAGAGACACGTGCGAATCAACATTGGCGTCGCCGTGACCGGGAAAATGCTTGGCCGTGGCGATGATGCGTTTGTGCTGCAGGCCCTTCATGTAAGCCAGCGCTTTGTCGGCTACGTTCTCCTTCGATTCGCCGAACGAGCGGTTGCCGATAACGGGGTTGGAGGGGTTGCTGTT from Tellurirhabdus rosea harbors:
- a CDS encoding Ig-like domain-containing protein; the encoded protein is MNTASGCESPRASITVTVTATPGPPAVTSPVTYCANQPASPLTATGSGTLNWYTTATGGTASATAPTPPTSATGTSNYYVSQTVSGCEGPRATIAVIVNAVPPAPTAPASVTLCQNGSAAPLTAVAIGGGTLRWYGTNASGGTASGTAPTPDVATAGDVTYYVSQLVNGCESPRAGILVSVKPQPTAPTVAAIAVCQNTTPVSLTATASAGGTLNWYGTSATGGTPSAVAPAPPTGTVGTTNYYVSQTGANGCESPRAVLAFRVKATPVAPGVTPAEFCLNQQNVPALTATGSGTLNWYTTATGGTASATAPTPPTSATGVTTYYVSQTQEGCEGPRAGLAVTIKQLPVAPTVPASVTFCQNGASAPLSAVASTSGTLNWYGTNATGGTASPTAPTPVVTSAVDANYYVSQTVNGCEGPRASLPVSVKPQPVAPTVAAITVCQRSPVVALTATATGGGTLNWYGTNPTGGTASSTAPAVTTNEVQTTNYYVSQTGTNSCESPRATLTYRVKPTPLPPGVAAVEYCQNQPNIPALTASASAGTNLNWYGTSETGGSPSASAPVPQNTNPVTTTYFVSQTLDGCESPRAGLAVRIKPLPAAPGVTDFRLCQFDEPRQVSAQGQNLKWFNNFGDQFGSTPVATTEEGRTLVYQVSQTVEGCEGPKATLTVTIQTTPLPQVATPVVYCQNTTAQPLSATGVQGGRFVWTDPYGNVTEVAPVPPTLNATTGEFFYKVAQIGPNGCKSANVNIRFIVNPPPTASVSGPASINLGQPASLTITFTSVPPFSYTLSDGSNGTSDTPQKVVTLTPTQSTLYRVTSVSNVCGVGLPGTNANVNVRIPTITTTALTAGTVCAGTQIQVGFTFTGEFNAGNAFRVQMARDTAFAAPIDISAGTPQAGLITATVPTTAVQGLYYVRVIASNPSIPVPGRRSPTVLDVRALPVATLTGTRDIYEGESAQLSFQFTGDGPWQVSYNDSLRTQQFQTNANPHVLTVTPARTTTFRLTSVANNCGPGTVTGVATIRVLAVLGLEPNPLHTAVQAYPVPVSSELTVDISLDLQQEPAKIQLVDQSGRPAMQTTTRQRQTKLDLSGQPSGLYFLQVQVGEHTTVRKVLKQ
- a CDS encoding glycoside hydrolase family 3 N-terminal domain-containing protein, producing MRIKVVFLASALLVLGLLTSFGWTRGILKTSLLTTFAPVDRAEKSVVKRKKANPIRVRPVEVLALAPQEQRWVDSVFATLTQEQKIGQFFMVATFSNQDEAHYQYIETLVRHYHIGGLIFFQGGPHRQAMLTNRYQAAASVPLLVGIDGEWGLAMRLDSAMEYPKQMTLGAIRDEKLVYRMGQEIGRQCQRLGIHINFAPVSDINSNPSNPVIGNRSFGESKENVADKALAYMKGLQHKRIIATAKHFPGHGDANVDSHVSLPVISRSVEQLRDVDLYPFRRLIADSLMGVVTGHLHVPVVDNTPRLAATLSEKVVTELLKKELGFRGLVFTDALNMGGVGRLPSEEINLRALTAGNDILLYPENVPDAVHRIADAVKNGEITQSLIDEKVKKILRAKYWAGLNRYQPIALENLDRDLNSPEARLLKQELCEQAVTIVKNKGNLLPLGSLDTTRVAAIAIGGEFGSVFQKSLNNYAPVRTIALNEKPQSEAALEEIFGQLGDANTVVISYHRLSPSARWNYGITKPSLDLVARLKQRGLKVVVAAFGPAYALRPFVGTSADAVLCAYEDGEDMQRVVPQVLFGSIPSKGMMPVTVGDWRLGYGLFTAPNGRLAHSLPESVGMRSVQLKQIDDIVQKALKDRAFPGCQVLVARKGKVVFDKSYGTLSYNGYERVTNETLYDLASLTKVLGTLQAVMLLNERGAIDLNQKVAYYLPEFGSNSKRNMTVSDLLLHQAGFPAGLPRAVERAKVTSGLRSGFYKASRDSSHTLQVGPTLFAHTSLKDSVWNWIVNTPLTGPKADEDGKFGYLYSDLSFVSLQRIVERVTGQPIDLFLEENLFKPLGIGTMTFNPAQRRPTFRAAPTENDTWFRNALLQGTVHDQLAALQGGISGHAGLFGTAGDIVKILQMNLQKGQFGGRRFMLPGTVPLYVRNASDRSHRGLGWDKPDPSGNSSYISPQASVRSFGHTGFTGNVVWVDPDYDLVFVFLSNRVHPSAGNTIINSQKIRRQIHEAIYKSM